In the genome of Coraliomargarita algicola, one region contains:
- a CDS encoding tetratricopeptide repeat protein, which produces MLEIKGRLTNAMSEEFRAIYRENLYMLGLAHMRWYELTQEAGHLTAGVEFWDEFIQTFLSDPQHPLAMMNRADSYYGSKAWDAAVDAYLHILRIYTLQLDAQELYDVLQRLVSAAGEADRKSETIPVLRRYLGERFSDPVRLFALNTLFDRALEAEGLDSLMRLVVEINRDRKFRYDLGINLRLLHTGDRFEQDEKDLEAGLLFAMVLPVEQLLYAVEDRLIAIEEQLFSGQYIASKAGTFVEQLNTLREQRLELVEAPQYTANLRWRQARVLRFMGRTYEAYFAFVRLIQEYPQHPHIEQFRYAAFLQGIECGYRDEAIVQGETYLNETAFLEFEKPIATQLSILYQQVEDVEKIADLADEFLHRFPYDPVATQMAHALGQALFKQGATERILDTFPFWVEEFPEGAFVESVDYWSGMAYLFTGNFSHALTAFERLIEAYPGSIYYVEARFRRAVAYFGMGEYGLARDLIREWVSNSPGHPLQPEAHVFLGDLDAMDALVDTALAYYAKVESFGGAQALMDHAYFESASLLLANQRYQEHDELLERYLDRFPASPAAAEAVVRLADAHIAQGRIRKAFDYYRDGIERFGNRVETDHVDQLIDAWWNTDAEVRERYAQTSAFIQRLLNDNVFRSEMLFNRVAQIGYFNQHPQIPRNLQDALVIRQPLYEQLLEVTAKDGTSVGDPLDILDFETLRVIRRGVEAQLNQLPESDPASIFTQMRESAVVSGQEALALRLLRVLNLRANVEVSPVQLGQSELALASPATLVWMAGIKAEEDPFMGRAWLLQVVERAPDSSAAASALFELGQLEMALGYFDQAADFYGRILDDYFGNAQTRRAAMLRADALFQARRYNDAVEAYSLIINQRDWRGVLWAEATFKIGLCFMQLAETGKAQGFFERTYLAYAGYPEWSAKAVLESGQLLEEQGEIESARNTYQFFLDLPGAEGSPLYQVIRQHAQSL; this is translated from the coding sequence ATGCTCGAAATTAAAGGGCGCTTGACTAACGCCATGAGTGAAGAGTTTCGTGCTATTTATCGAGAGAATCTTTATATGCTAGGGCTCGCTCACATGCGTTGGTATGAGTTGACTCAGGAGGCGGGTCACTTGACTGCAGGAGTTGAATTTTGGGATGAGTTTATTCAGACCTTTTTGTCAGATCCGCAACACCCGCTGGCGATGATGAACCGTGCCGACAGTTATTATGGCTCTAAAGCATGGGACGCTGCGGTGGACGCTTATTTGCATATTCTTCGGATCTATACATTGCAACTGGATGCGCAGGAGCTATACGATGTTTTGCAACGACTTGTATCTGCTGCGGGTGAGGCGGATCGCAAGAGCGAGACGATTCCTGTTTTGCGACGTTATTTAGGTGAGCGTTTTTCAGATCCAGTGAGGCTCTTTGCGCTGAACACATTGTTTGACCGTGCGCTGGAAGCAGAAGGCTTGGATTCGTTGATGCGATTGGTGGTTGAGATCAATCGCGATCGCAAGTTTCGTTACGACCTCGGGATCAACTTGCGTTTGCTGCATACGGGGGATCGCTTTGAGCAGGATGAGAAGGACCTTGAGGCTGGCTTACTATTTGCCATGGTTTTACCGGTCGAACAATTACTTTATGCGGTAGAGGATCGGTTGATTGCAATTGAGGAGCAGCTCTTTAGCGGGCAATATATTGCGTCCAAGGCTGGCACATTCGTAGAGCAGTTAAATACATTGCGTGAGCAGCGACTCGAACTGGTGGAGGCGCCTCAGTATACGGCGAACTTGCGTTGGAGACAGGCACGGGTGCTGCGTTTCATGGGCCGCACCTACGAGGCTTATTTTGCTTTTGTGCGTCTCATTCAAGAGTATCCACAGCACCCGCATATTGAGCAGTTTCGTTACGCAGCATTTTTACAGGGGATTGAATGTGGCTATCGGGATGAGGCCATCGTGCAGGGGGAAACTTATCTGAATGAGACCGCATTCCTGGAGTTTGAGAAGCCAATCGCAACGCAGTTGTCTATACTTTACCAGCAAGTGGAAGACGTGGAGAAAATCGCCGATTTGGCGGATGAGTTTTTACACCGATTTCCATATGATCCGGTGGCGACTCAGATGGCGCACGCACTGGGACAGGCGCTTTTCAAGCAAGGTGCTACTGAGCGAATACTGGATACTTTCCCCTTTTGGGTGGAAGAGTTTCCAGAAGGTGCTTTTGTTGAAAGTGTCGATTATTGGTCGGGTATGGCGTATTTGTTTACTGGCAATTTTTCCCATGCACTTACGGCTTTCGAGCGTTTGATCGAGGCATATCCTGGCAGCATATATTATGTCGAAGCACGTTTTCGCCGTGCTGTAGCTTACTTTGGTATGGGAGAGTATGGGCTCGCGCGTGATCTCATTCGCGAGTGGGTGTCGAACTCTCCGGGACATCCATTGCAGCCTGAAGCACATGTGTTTCTTGGCGATTTGGATGCCATGGATGCTTTGGTGGATACTGCGTTGGCCTATTACGCCAAAGTTGAAAGCTTTGGTGGCGCTCAGGCGCTGATGGATCATGCTTATTTTGAATCAGCTTCACTTCTACTCGCCAATCAGCGTTATCAGGAGCACGACGAACTACTGGAGCGCTATCTGGATCGTTTTCCTGCTTCACCGGCTGCCGCTGAGGCAGTTGTGCGCTTGGCGGATGCTCACATTGCGCAAGGTCGTATTCGTAAAGCTTTTGACTATTATCGAGACGGTATTGAGCGTTTCGGTAATCGGGTCGAGACGGATCATGTCGATCAACTGATCGATGCCTGGTGGAATACGGATGCTGAAGTTCGTGAGAGGTATGCGCAGACTTCAGCTTTTATTCAGCGCTTGTTAAACGACAATGTCTTTCGCAGTGAGATGTTGTTCAATCGGGTCGCTCAAATCGGCTACTTTAATCAGCACCCGCAGATCCCAAGGAATCTGCAAGATGCATTGGTGATTCGCCAGCCCCTTTATGAGCAGTTGCTCGAAGTGACTGCAAAGGATGGAACTTCGGTAGGCGACCCGCTGGATATTCTGGATTTCGAGACCTTGCGTGTGATTCGGCGGGGTGTGGAGGCGCAATTGAATCAACTGCCTGAGTCCGATCCAGCGAGTATCTTTACGCAGATGCGGGAGTCGGCTGTTGTTTCAGGACAGGAGGCCTTAGCGCTACGCTTGCTACGTGTGCTGAATTTGCGCGCAAATGTAGAGGTCAGCCCCGTGCAACTCGGTCAGTCCGAGCTTGCTCTCGCGAGCCCTGCTACCTTGGTTTGGATGGCTGGTATCAAGGCTGAAGAGGATCCTTTTATGGGACGTGCATGGCTGCTTCAGGTTGTTGAAAGAGCGCCCGATTCAAGTGCTGCTGCAAGTGCGCTTTTTGAGTTGGGGCAACTTGAAATGGCGCTGGGCTATTTTGATCAGGCCGCGGATTTTTACGGGCGTATACTCGATGATTATTTTGGCAACGCGCAAACACGAAGAGCGGCAATGCTGCGTGCGGATGCTTTGTTTCAAGCTCGGCGTTACAATGATGCAGTAGAGGCCTATTCGCTGATTATTAACCAGCGCGATTGGCGTGGTGTGTTGTGGGCGGAAGCGACCTTCAAGATAGGTCTGTGCTTTATGCAACTGGCCGAAACTGGTAAAGCACAAGGCTTTTTTGAGCGCACTTATCTTGCTTATGCAGGCTACCCCGAGTGGTCGGCCAAAGCGGTGCTTGAAAGTGGTCAGCTGCTCGAAGAGCAGGGGGAGATCGAGTCTGCTCGCAATACGTATCAATTCTTTTTGGACCTGCCAGGCGCCGAAGGGTCGCCCCTTTACCAAGTGATTCGCCAGCACGCTCAATCTCTATAA
- a CDS encoding alpha-amylase family glycosyl hydrolase yields MSNLRLFILIALSAVTLSARSIELTIPKLDLSAQSTSIWLALDVGAGFGSTAVSVDAERRVFLAFQADLVLQLNRYGEVLAARHYKDYRWQAMSHDGIAVTLEGNQLKLSLPAGDPHDRARAVQWFTVSDTGDLAPEKQYITRRANEVYLPFYYVPNASGGMEPRGRYGVLDARPVIYQMLPRLFGNENETRKVNGTLAENGSGKFSDLSESVLHGLRSDGFSHIWLTGLLQQATSTDYREAGQRADDPDLLKGIAGSPYAIRDYFDVSPDYADEPTQRLQEFKALAARMQAAYLKVIIDFVPNHVARSYASDIRPELAFGVNDRQDVYFDSDNNFYYLTKELTSGEAPLRLPTVDPKSGQIINETACLVGNADGYFAPENVHGRVTGNNVVSWRPSNGDWYETIKLNYGFDFLNRDAPPQYPSAVSPRARIPDTWKKMDAIIAYWQRLGVDGFRADMAHMVPPEFWKWLIHRARERNSDVLFFAEAYNDDPAKVPGHDPAIPRDDNVMLALLDAGFHAVYDDPAYDSLEHLYTGKAWANDLQYVEEGLGAFFFDCALRYAENHDEIRLAHPDTWGGQGMEVGRPVTATLFGLSRGAVMLYHGQEVGEPGLGREGFGGDDQRTTIFDYWSLPELNKWWNHGAADGGQLSSEQSELRAWYVRLLQLQSEPAFTRGNALLLNEVNRDNPFYGKVADVGPSGHWFFAYLRSDPESQSHYLITTNFHANATLRHVRVRLPESAITTLGLSPEDPGWLVLRDRLAGEALVARAVRVADAVREGIYLDGLEPQSCSYWSIEKVDTVPAGVVQSPSVDAGTAFLGAPPLLRARAGSELRLDLRRFGDPGASHAFRVESSDMIQARIDRINHVLYLKVSEAARGLQVLPFSLEPRQSTGARMLSSLPLAIEAVTTQKFRIEGHEQAASVSLVGDFNHWNDAAHSLHRVEGGWEVITQFQPGRYLYKYVIEGAWLPDPTQQSRESDGYGGFNSVLEVVGDAGANRPAATLFVKAIEEKSILLQANQKLSLVHAEALPEDGGVVALTSEVEGDRVRVSLHGAAPGTLVRILVENAVGKVGLPVIAYAGEPSRDIWRDDIIYYAFTDRFYDGEASNSQTVADPKVLPAANYQGGDFQGIEQKLNAGYFEELGVNVLWLAPLNQNPAGSWQEYLEPFRHYTGYHGYWPVERFGVEKRFGGESALLELISAAHDDGMKVLSDLVLKHVHVENPVRQERPELFGQLELSDGSRNLRRWNDNPYTTWFEPFLPAFDFRNPATVEYLLEDATYWIDHFNLDGYRLDAVKHIRPDFWWRFRTRIRDTYPSENLYFVGETFQDRQGISDFVGPNMLDGQFDFPLYDVLVPCFAQEQLGFDQLESALRESEEVYGRTVRMSALLGNHDKSRFMAYADGDLPSAAYPDDEEAGWAQTITVDHDSSYDKLKLAMTFLLTIDGVPMIYYGDEIGMTGAGDPDNRRMMRFGQDVSAAEASVKMHFSKLAKARRAHPSLFLGSRRVLVASEDQYAYVRKYAEDVALVAFNRSDEVQRYVFELAPELEDAFLSDVLSAAELNVHNGRLVFQLAPMQSAVFVNVKGADVP; encoded by the coding sequence ATGTCTAACTTACGCCTTTTTATCCTGATTGCTCTGTCGGCCGTTACTTTGTCTGCGCGCTCGATTGAGCTGACGATTCCCAAGCTGGATTTGTCGGCACAAAGTACTTCCATCTGGCTGGCACTGGATGTCGGGGCGGGTTTTGGGTCGACTGCGGTGTCTGTAGATGCCGAGCGTCGAGTCTTTCTCGCGTTTCAAGCCGACCTTGTGCTGCAGCTCAATCGGTATGGAGAGGTGCTTGCGGCACGCCATTATAAAGACTATCGCTGGCAAGCGATGTCGCACGATGGAATCGCTGTGACCCTTGAGGGAAATCAATTGAAGCTCTCGCTGCCAGCGGGTGATCCGCACGATCGAGCGCGGGCAGTACAATGGTTTACTGTGAGTGATACGGGCGATCTGGCACCGGAGAAACAATATATCACGCGGCGGGCGAATGAAGTGTATTTGCCATTCTACTACGTGCCGAATGCTTCGGGCGGTATGGAGCCACGTGGGCGTTATGGTGTGCTGGATGCTCGGCCAGTTATTTATCAAATGTTACCACGCCTCTTCGGGAACGAAAACGAAACTCGCAAGGTGAACGGCACACTAGCGGAAAACGGTAGCGGAAAATTCAGTGATCTGAGCGAGTCTGTTTTGCATGGTTTGCGTAGCGATGGCTTTAGCCACATTTGGTTGACTGGTTTGCTCCAGCAAGCGACGTCCACCGATTACCGCGAAGCTGGACAACGCGCTGACGACCCTGATCTGCTTAAAGGCATCGCTGGCAGCCCTTACGCCATCCGCGATTACTTTGATGTTTCACCTGACTATGCCGACGAGCCTACACAGCGTCTGCAAGAGTTTAAAGCCTTGGCTGCTCGCATGCAGGCAGCCTATCTCAAGGTCATTATCGACTTTGTGCCTAATCACGTCGCTCGCAGTTATGCATCGGACATTCGTCCAGAGCTGGCCTTTGGTGTTAATGACCGTCAGGACGTCTATTTTGATTCCGATAACAACTTTTACTATCTGACTAAAGAGCTTACCTCCGGCGAAGCTCCGCTGCGCTTACCTACGGTCGATCCAAAGTCGGGACAAATTATCAACGAAACCGCATGCCTTGTTGGTAATGCCGACGGCTACTTCGCCCCCGAGAACGTGCATGGGCGCGTCACTGGTAATAACGTCGTCTCTTGGCGGCCCTCCAACGGTGACTGGTATGAAACCATCAAGCTCAACTATGGTTTCGATTTCCTTAATCGCGATGCGCCCCCGCAATACCCCAGCGCCGTTAGTCCGCGGGCCCGCATCCCTGATACCTGGAAGAAGATGGATGCGATCATCGCCTATTGGCAGCGGCTTGGAGTCGATGGCTTTCGAGCCGACATGGCGCATATGGTGCCGCCTGAGTTCTGGAAATGGCTAATTCATCGCGCCCGTGAGCGTAACTCCGATGTGCTGTTCTTTGCCGAGGCATATAATGATGACCCTGCTAAAGTGCCTGGGCATGATCCTGCGATACCGCGTGATGATAACGTGATGCTGGCTTTGCTGGATGCTGGTTTTCATGCCGTGTATGACGATCCCGCATATGATAGCTTAGAGCATCTTTACACCGGTAAAGCGTGGGCGAATGATCTGCAATATGTGGAGGAGGGGCTGGGGGCATTCTTCTTTGATTGTGCCCTGCGTTATGCGGAGAACCATGATGAGATCCGGCTAGCTCATCCAGATACCTGGGGCGGTCAGGGGATGGAGGTCGGGCGACCTGTTACGGCAACCCTCTTCGGTCTGTCACGTGGCGCGGTCATGCTCTACCATGGGCAAGAAGTCGGCGAGCCGGGCCTCGGGCGTGAGGGCTTCGGAGGGGATGATCAACGCACGACGATTTTTGATTACTGGTCGCTGCCAGAGCTGAATAAATGGTGGAATCACGGCGCTGCCGATGGTGGGCAGCTATCTTCTGAGCAATCGGAGTTGCGTGCATGGTATGTGCGACTGCTGCAGTTACAATCAGAGCCCGCATTTACCCGTGGTAATGCCCTGCTGCTGAATGAGGTAAACCGTGATAATCCCTTTTATGGCAAAGTTGCTGATGTCGGACCTTCTGGTCATTGGTTCTTTGCCTACTTGCGTAGCGATCCCGAAAGCCAATCGCACTACTTGATCACTACTAATTTTCACGCCAATGCAACGCTACGCCACGTGCGTGTGCGTTTGCCGGAGTCTGCGATCACCACATTGGGGCTCTCGCCGGAAGATCCGGGCTGGCTTGTGCTACGTGATCGTTTGGCGGGCGAGGCGCTGGTTGCGCGCGCAGTGCGTGTTGCGGATGCGGTGCGTGAAGGGATTTACCTCGATGGTCTGGAGCCGCAATCTTGCAGCTATTGGAGTATCGAAAAAGTGGATACGGTTCCTGCGGGAGTCGTGCAAAGCCCGAGCGTTGATGCGGGGACCGCTTTTCTTGGTGCCCCGCCATTGCTACGCGCCCGTGCGGGCTCTGAACTGCGGCTGGATTTACGTCGCTTTGGTGACCCGGGCGCGTCACATGCTTTTCGAGTTGAATCCAGCGATATGATACAAGCTCGGATTGATCGCATCAATCATGTGCTCTATTTAAAAGTATCTGAGGCAGCGCGTGGTTTACAGGTGTTACCATTTTCGCTGGAACCACGTCAGTCAACTGGTGCACGGATGCTGAGTTCGTTGCCGCTTGCGATCGAGGCGGTGACAACACAAAAGTTTCGTATCGAAGGTCATGAGCAGGCTGCCTCGGTTTCTTTGGTCGGGGACTTTAATCATTGGAATGATGCCGCACATAGCTTGCATCGTGTTGAGGGCGGTTGGGAAGTGATCACTCAGTTCCAACCAGGCCGCTATTTATATAAATACGTGATCGAGGGTGCCTGGTTGCCGGACCCGACGCAGCAGAGCCGCGAGTCCGATGGATACGGAGGCTTTAATTCTGTCCTCGAAGTTGTGGGTGACGCGGGCGCGAATCGGCCTGCGGCTACTTTGTTTGTAAAGGCAATCGAGGAAAAATCGATCTTACTCCAGGCCAATCAAAAGCTGTCATTGGTTCATGCCGAGGCGTTACCAGAGGATGGTGGCGTTGTTGCGCTTACTAGTGAGGTTGAAGGAGATCGAGTTCGAGTCTCTTTACACGGAGCCGCGCCAGGAACACTTGTGCGAATTCTGGTGGAGAATGCCGTGGGTAAAGTTGGGTTGCCAGTTATTGCATATGCGGGCGAGCCTTCCCGCGATATCTGGCGCGATGACATTATTTATTACGCATTTACCGATCGTTTTTATGATGGAGAAGCCAGCAATTCACAAACAGTCGCGGATCCGAAAGTGCTGCCGGCGGCCAATTATCAGGGCGGTGATTTTCAAGGAATCGAACAAAAACTGAATGCGGGATATTTTGAGGAATTGGGGGTGAATGTACTGTGGCTGGCTCCACTCAATCAGAATCCAGCAGGTTCGTGGCAGGAATATCTCGAACCTTTTCGTCATTATACAGGCTATCATGGCTATTGGCCGGTTGAGCGTTTTGGAGTTGAAAAGCGCTTTGGTGGGGAGTCCGCGCTATTGGAGCTGATCAGTGCCGCGCACGATGACGGTATGAAAGTGTTGTCGGATCTGGTGTTGAAGCACGTGCATGTCGAAAACCCAGTTCGTCAGGAGCGCCCTGAGCTTTTTGGTCAATTGGAATTGAGTGATGGCTCGCGCAACCTGCGTCGTTGGAACGATAATCCATATACGACATGGTTTGAGCCTTTCTTGCCTGCATTTGATTTTCGCAATCCTGCCACGGTGGAGTATCTGCTTGAGGATGCGACTTATTGGATCGATCATTTTAATCTGGATGGCTACCGCTTGGATGCAGTGAAACATATTCGTCCCGATTTTTGGTGGCGATTCCGTACTCGAATACGTGATACATATCCATCAGAGAATCTTTATTTTGTAGGAGAGACTTTTCAGGATCGCCAAGGGATTTCCGACTTTGTGGGGCCGAATATGTTGGATGGGCAGTTTGATTTTCCTCTGTACGATGTGTTGGTGCCGTGCTTTGCACAAGAGCAACTTGGTTTCGATCAACTGGAGTCAGCCTTGCGCGAATCGGAGGAGGTTTATGGGCGCACTGTTCGTATGTCGGCCCTGCTTGGCAATCATGATAAATCGCGTTTTATGGCTTATGCTGATGGTGACTTGCCCAGTGCGGCTTATCCAGACGATGAGGAGGCCGGGTGGGCTCAGACGATTACCGTCGATCACGACTCCAGTTATGATAAGCTCAAGTTGGCAATGACTTTTTTGCTGACCATCGACGGAGTGCCGATGATTTACTATGGTGACGAGATTGGGATGACGGGGGCAGGCGATCCGGATAATCGACGCATGATGCGCTTTGGTCAGGATGTCAGCGCTGCAGAGGCGTCCGTTAAAATGCATTTTTCTAAATTAGCCAAGGCGCGGCGCGCACATCCTTCGCTATTCCTTGGGAGTCGTCGAGTGCTGGTTGCGAGTGAGGATCAATACGCTTATGTTCGCAAGTACGCTGAGGATGTGGCCTTGGTTGCCTTTAACCGTTCAGATGAAGTTCAACGTTATGTCTTTGAGTTAGCACCCGAGCTGGAGGATGCTTTTTTATCAGATGTGTTGAGTGCAGCTGAGTTAAATGTGCATAACGGTCGATTGGTTTTTCAGCTTGCGCCGATGCAGTCAGCGGTTTTTGTGAATGTGAAAGGAGCCGATGTTCCATAG
- a CDS encoding phosphoadenylyl-sulfate reductase: MSQIETAQTAHTESLDLELASATERVRWAYETYGEQLVLTTSFGVQSAVMLHLVSTLIPKIPVIFVDTGYLFPATYTFAAELTERLNLNLKTYIPLQTAAQQEALYGKLWEKGIEGLERYNLINKVEPMNRAVKELGATAWLSGLRRTQSSSRSERKVVESQNKTTKIYPIIDWNDRDVYEYLTENGLPYHPLWDQGYVSVGDWHSTKKLGVGMTEEETRFGGLKRECGLHEVTGGSDFQI, encoded by the coding sequence ATGAGTCAGATTGAAACCGCACAAACAGCCCACACCGAATCCCTGGATCTGGAGCTCGCCTCCGCGACCGAACGGGTGCGTTGGGCCTACGAAACTTACGGCGAGCAGCTCGTGCTCACCACCAGTTTTGGAGTGCAGAGCGCAGTCATGCTCCACTTGGTGTCGACGCTGATTCCCAAGATTCCGGTCATCTTCGTGGATACCGGCTATTTATTTCCAGCGACCTACACCTTCGCCGCGGAATTGACAGAACGTCTCAATCTAAACCTCAAAACCTATATTCCACTGCAAACGGCGGCACAGCAAGAGGCTCTCTATGGAAAACTATGGGAAAAAGGCATCGAGGGTCTCGAGCGTTATAATTTAATCAACAAAGTCGAGCCGATGAACCGCGCAGTCAAAGAGCTGGGTGCGACGGCATGGCTCTCCGGTCTGCGCCGCACTCAATCCAGTTCACGCAGCGAGCGTAAAGTCGTCGAAAGCCAAAATAAAACGACTAAGATTTACCCTATCATCGACTGGAATGATCGCGATGTATACGAGTATTTGACTGAGAACGGACTCCCTTACCACCCGCTCTGGGACCAAGGCTATGTCTCGGTCGGCGACTGGCACAGCACCAAAAAACTCGGCGTCGGCATGACCGAGGAAGAGACCCGTTTTGGTGGCCTCAAGCGCGAATGCGGCCTGCACGAAGTGACAGGTGGCAGCGACTTCCAAATCTAG
- a CDS encoding zinc ribbon domain-containing protein → MATYTYETIPQHEGEEPIQFELQQSMKDAPLTVHPETGVPVRRLISGGFGFTGTAKQDSGGGHCCGSQGCGCH, encoded by the coding sequence ATGGCGACCTATACATACGAGACCATTCCACAGCATGAGGGTGAAGAACCCATTCAATTTGAGCTGCAGCAATCGATGAAAGACGCGCCTCTGACTGTGCATCCGGAGACGGGTGTGCCAGTGCGACGCTTGATTTCTGGTGGCTTCGGCTTTACTGGCACTGCCAAACAGGATTCCGGCGGAGGGCATTGTTGTGGCAGCCAAGGCTGTGGCTGCCACTAA
- a CDS encoding isoprenyl transferase encodes MTASKTPQHVAIIMDGNGRWAKQRKLPRIEGHRRGAEAIKRVLKAAQDNKVRNITLYAFSVENWNRPKDEVDALMNLLDRFLREQLPELIKRKIRLKVIGRYRELPAHIQTLLYKSEEATQDFDEYTLGLALNYGSRTEVLDAVKEIAQASKAGVLDLDQLDYDTFRHYLYTRDMPDPDLVIRTSGECRLSNFLMLQSAYAEIYFSPVLWPDFNEAEFKTALVEYASRERRYGKTTEQLKSK; translated from the coding sequence ATGACCGCATCGAAGACTCCACAACACGTCGCCATTATCATGGACGGCAATGGCCGCTGGGCCAAGCAACGCAAACTTCCCCGCATCGAAGGACATCGTCGCGGCGCGGAAGCAATCAAACGCGTCCTAAAAGCAGCCCAAGACAATAAGGTCCGCAACATCACCCTATATGCCTTCAGTGTCGAGAACTGGAACCGTCCCAAAGACGAAGTCGACGCACTCATGAACCTGCTCGACCGCTTTTTGCGCGAACAACTGCCCGAGCTGATTAAACGCAAAATCCGGCTAAAGGTCATCGGCCGCTACCGCGAACTCCCCGCACACATTCAGACGCTCCTTTACAAGTCCGAAGAAGCGACACAAGACTTCGACGAATACACCCTCGGCTTGGCCCTCAATTATGGCTCCCGCACAGAGGTGCTGGATGCTGTCAAAGAGATCGCTCAAGCCTCGAAAGCCGGTGTGCTCGATCTGGATCAGCTCGACTACGATACCTTTCGCCACTATCTCTACACCCGTGACATGCCTGACCCGGATCTCGTAATCCGTACATCCGGCGAGTGCCGACTAAGCAATTTTTTAATGCTTCAGTCAGCATATGCAGAAATCTACTTCAGCCCCGTGCTCTGGCCGGACTTTAACGAAGCCGAGTTCAAAACCGCCTTGGTCGAATACGCCTCTCGCGAACGCCGCTACGGCAAGACCACTGAACAGTTAAAATCCAAATAA
- a CDS encoding phosphatidate cytidylyltransferase produces MQQRIFSFAALWTILAISLWLFGVHAGVFLVAILAFLTQLELYQLFEKMGLKPMKKIGLTAGAVISIGAYYISGIDSGNDLFVLSFVVLTLTIIRLDLQAGRLRSFMPTLFGLLYVPYLLHFLIKIVKLAELNGESAATGMFLAVWTVAVAKCADVGGLLVGMKLGKTPLSVISPKKTYEGAAGGIAFSMLIGIILTGVFHTLAPANFSWWLCALIAIPIGIASIASDLVESAFKRQADVKDSGKIIPGIGGIFDLTDSLILTAPLGYLFFKYMLF; encoded by the coding sequence ATGCAGCAACGTATCTTTAGTTTCGCCGCGCTCTGGACCATTCTAGCCATCTCGCTCTGGCTCTTTGGAGTCCACGCCGGCGTCTTTCTAGTCGCCATCCTCGCCTTTTTGACTCAGTTGGAGCTCTACCAACTCTTCGAAAAGATGGGGCTCAAGCCGATGAAGAAAATCGGTCTCACTGCGGGTGCCGTGATTAGCATCGGCGCTTACTACATCAGTGGTATTGATTCAGGCAACGACCTCTTTGTGCTCAGCTTTGTGGTGCTCACGCTCACAATCATTCGCCTCGACCTACAAGCTGGCCGTTTGCGCAGCTTCATGCCGACACTCTTCGGGCTCCTGTATGTGCCCTATTTACTACACTTCTTAATTAAAATCGTAAAACTGGCCGAACTCAATGGCGAGAGCGCAGCCACCGGCATGTTCCTCGCGGTATGGACCGTGGCCGTGGCGAAATGCGCGGATGTCGGCGGCCTACTGGTCGGCATGAAACTAGGAAAAACGCCCCTCTCCGTGATCAGTCCGAAGAAGACCTACGAAGGTGCCGCTGGTGGCATCGCCTTCTCGATGTTGATCGGCATCATCCTGACCGGCGTCTTTCACACACTTGCACCAGCAAATTTCAGCTGGTGGCTATGCGCACTGATCGCCATTCCGATCGGCATCGCTTCCATAGCATCGGACTTGGTCGAATCGGCGTTTAAACGTCAGGCCGATGTTAAAGATTCCGGAAAAATCATTCCCGGCATTGGCGGCATCTTCGATTTAACTGACAGCCTCATCCTAACCGCTCCGCTGGGGTATTTATTCTTTAAATACATGCTGTTCTAG